From the Drosophila gunungcola strain Sukarami unplaced genomic scaffold, Dgunungcola_SK_2 000078F, whole genome shotgun sequence genome, the window CCCACTCTGATGAGCCAATGGAAATAAAAGCGGAAGAGCGAGAGAAGAGCTTTCTAAGCCGCCTAATGAATCGGTCCCCCGGAAAATGACTAAGCTGTGAAAATGAAAGGAGAACTGGGTGGGGGGAAATTGGAGACTTGTATGGCACTGCATTGCAGTGGAATCAAAGGGCCAAGGCCACTAAAAATTCAAGTGAACAAGGCAAACAGCACTTTAAACTGCAGAAAAAACTTTTGACAAAACCTCTGCTTgtaatttttggaatttaaactGGATGGCAAgtgattacaaaaaaatgtatcagaaaaaaatgtattttacaattaaattaaataaagaatattattaaaacagtCTGCTTTTGAATtaggcatttaaaaaatttaataaaaattttaaatataaataaaacttttgagTAAAATTGAGCAATAAAATCAGCCTAActcacaaaatatatttaaaaaccaacagATGTTAAGAGTTCTTCTTGCATGATCTTTCACATTATATGGCTATCAAATGCAACTCAGCATTATCCTTTATAGTCGCCATATGTTGCATACCAAAACTAAAATGTATGTCTGGATCCGTTCCCACCCTTGGATGCATTTCACTGTCGGAGACTTtaccaaattaattaattagcataaattatcaattaaaatgcGCTCAGTCAGCGATTCGAGCGATAGGGGAAGTAATTTCAGGTTTGGCTTTCAGGATCGCTGCAACCACCCCGACCTTTAGAAAGAGGTACATGTACACATATAAGTATTTATGGTGGTGCCTTCGGGTGTCAGCTGGCACCTATATAGCCGTTCATCCCCCGATGCATTTTAGCACTATTAATCAACTTCATTTCGAGCCTTCCAACCCCAAAAACTGACTCGTGCTGGATTTCATCTTCTCctgaacatttttgtttaaactaatttttttaaggggtTTCGCAACAAGAAAATGatctccatttttttttgttattttccgaaattattaatataatcgGAGATATATGCTTTGGATGTTTCGGTCTTTTAGGTCATTTAGCTGCGTCAGCCATAGCTAAATCGAATTTTTGTACACTCTATCTCAAAAAAGGTATGACACGATTggattaaaataaacattattgggatgacaatatatatattttgatggAACAAaggctttaatgttttttgtttaactttaacttattacaaaaactttaaaaacgtGACAAGTTAACtcaaaaatcgaattttttcctaagtctcttcaaaaaaattccaattatTCGGAgctgtttatttttggttggTCATTCTAAAAATAGTCCCAGTTCGagactttttaaaatgctCAAATGAGAATTTGGTTAAAATAGCATTAATGTCTTAAATATGTAAGGAAAACGACAACTTGATATATATATCGcttgtttatttacttttattcatTAAAGTTATGCAAGTTGtactttatttgttaaataaaagcttaagctagcaaaaaaaatataattttgcaaattgtgataatacttaaaatatatttttaggttGATAAGATTGCTTCttgctattttattttgaaagtttttaaatgactaagtttaaagatttaaaaagcaaaataatatgAGACAATCAtgttttttttgattttttgtccAGCTTTTTAAGTGTTATTAATTGATATAAGTATacgtttttttctttgtgtttaAAGCAATCAAATCTGCAGGGCCTAAACCTACAatcgatttattatttttcgtttagATCTCTACTACATAGCGACTGCTGCCCGAGGGACTTATGGAGTAGTAGCtgttctctaaaaaaaaagaaaataaaaaaaaaaatgtcattagATTTGACTTAGTAACTCatacaatatataattttctaaGGAGTTCAAATaagtaaatagttttaaaataataagtacGATTGAtatggaattttaaaataataagtacGATTGATaggaattttaaaaaggttttttttttaggtgttCTTATCAAcgattgttttttatttatttattttttaaccatttacTTTGGTTATTTGTCTGTATTTTTATGGATGCAAACTCACCTTCGTCGCTATCGAAGCTATAGAAATTGTCATCATCGCGGGTCATTGATCGTCGGCTGCGTCGTTGCTGTTGCAGGACTTGACTGGGATTCTGGTTGGGATTGGAACTGAGATTCGGAATGGgattggagttggagttgaaGTTGAGGTTCGTCGGTGTGGAACTGCGTCTGCTGCTGGGGAACGATAGTGGTGAACCGTACTCCGATCTGCTGCAATTGGAGTTCTGGCGATCCAGAGCCAATTCCGTGGATTTCTTTTTTCTACTTTTGGCGATCTCGTCCAACTCGTCGTCGAGTTGCCTTTCactattgttgttgtcgttgttgttgttgttgttgttgttgttgagaGTTATTTGGGGTATAACCACAGCCCGATTCGTGGGTGTCACCGAGTCCATGGCTCGTCTTTCGGTTATTTGAAGCTCCAAGATTTGATCCATCTCCGGCTCcacctcgtcgtcgtcgtcatctgCTCGCGCACTTCGCTCGTACTCCTCGCTGTGCATACGCCGTGGACAAAGTCGTGGTCTTCCGCCCTCGAAACGGGATATCAGCTTATTGACCTTGCCCACATCCCCGGGTCGCACCTGCTCGTTGTAGGTGAGTCGCAGGGAACTGGTCTTCACCAGTGGCTTGGGCGGTCGCGACATGGAGGCGCTTCTTTGGGGTACTGCCCTGCTGATGACAGCGGGTGGAGCGGGTGCAAATGTTTCCGGCGGTTTGGTCACCGGCAGCGGCGGAGGCACTGTATCGTAAatggggggcgtggccggggGCTTGGGAGGCGGACGCCGCTGTGGTagtggcggcggcggtggcgacTCCGATGGCGGTCGTTCCGAGGCATCTCGATCCGAtgcctcctcatcctcctccccatcctcctcctcatcctcttCAGGCAGATCTACTTCCTcttcgtcctcctcctcctgggcCATCAGGCTCTCCCTACTGTTCCCGATCTGTGGACTCTGCACCCGTATCCTTGTGACCCGGGAACTGCTGTCGTCGGCCTCCTCGCCACTGGTATCGATGCTACTCCCGGCACTTATCCTCAAAACTGGGGCATTTCGCAGGGCCTCATCGAAATCGGCAAAGGCTGCAGAGCCTCCCGCGGCCGCAGCCTCGAATATATCGATGCTCTTGGGCTTGTACAATGTGGGAGCTGGCCAGGATGTTGCCTGCTCCTTGAAGCCGGCAATGATCTGTTCGTTGGGCAACCAAACGTTGGCCCCAGATGGCGGAACTTTAATGCCAGCTGCTGGGGTTTTGAATTCCGGCGAGGGACTTCTCTTGGCCGCAGTTTGGGCAGGAGACGGGGAAGCTGAAATTGTGATCTCAGGATAGGGAGATCCTCGGATTCCAGTAGCAGCTGGTGAATTTCTGATGCCCGGAGAAAGCGAGCTTCTCTTCGAGGCCACCGCTATGATCAGCGTGGATTCGTAGGCATCGGAGTGCTCCTGGTGGATTAGCACCCTCGGATAGTCCTCGTCGGCCATCTCCTCCAGCGATTCGCTGCTCCACGCGGCCGCTCCGCTCTTCGACGCCGCCTGAATCTCAGCCAGCTTTGCCATCTGGCGAGCAGCGTGGGCGCTCGCATTTCCCGATACGGATGCGCCCTTCTCCGGCTGCATCTGGCCAAAGGCCTCCTCAGCGGATATATCCTCGCCGCTGTCATCGTTCGCCTCGTCGTGCTCAGCCTCGAAGCTATCGCTGCGATGGTAGGTGGCCGCCAGTTCCTCGTCATCATCAATCTCGACCGGCTCGTGACCCACCGTATTGGGTTTGGGCTGTGGCGACGTTTCCGGGTTTTGGCTGGCGTGGCGCTGAAAAAACTTTAGCTGATGCACCTTCTCGTTGAGCTTGGCCAGGGTCTTCTCCAGTTGGGAGCCCAGCAGCAGGCCGCCCAGAACGCCAGACGCCGCCGTGGGCTCTGCACCCGATTCGCCCTCCTTATGTTCCTTGGTGCCCTTGAAGCTCTTGCGCCACCGCTGTTGCAGTTGTTCTGTGGACGCAAAACGACTGAGACGAGCTCTTAAATTCATGGCCGAGCTCTTGCCAAGTGGATTTTTGGGCTTATTGCCCTCGGCCTCGCCCTCGGGCTCCTCTTCCTCCTCCGAATCGGGTGTGACCTTGGGCTTGATCTTGTCTGGCCTTTTGATGGACTTCCTAAGCCTCTTGATGTTCTGCCTTATGCCCAACTTTGAGCCCAGATTATTTGCCTCAGCGTTCTCGCCGCTCTTAGACGCCTCCTCCTTGCCCCTGGACAGTTGTGGCAGATTGGGCAGACTCGGTAGATGGGGCAATTTGTTGAGCAATTGCTTGTAGCTACTGGGACGACCTCGTGGCGGACGTTGGTCCTCTTCGCCCGCCTGCTGCCCCTCCATTTCCAAGGGCGGCTTCCTGACCTTGGCGAACCTGGTGGCGGCTATGCCTGGCTTTCGTCGACTGGGCAGTGGCGGTGTGGCCTCCATGCCGCTCTCGTCGGTTTCATGGCCGATCTTGCTCTTCTCGAACTGTTCGTGTTCcagctcgtcgtcgtcctcgaAAGTGTTTTGTCTAGTGCCCGCCAGAGTCTTGATCTTGATGTCATAGTTCTCGGCTATTTCGCGATCCCTGCGTTCGCGGGCCAATTTCTCCGACTTCAGTTCCCGCTCGTACTGCTCCACATAGCGATCCACCTCGATGTTGTCCCTTCGCACCGTCGTCTGCCTGGCGAAGATGTGCTTGAGCCTCAGTTCGCTGAGATTCTTGTAGCCCCTCTGCAATCGTTGGCTCAATGTGGGTCTGGAATTCCCAGACGCAGCAGTGTCTGCCCCGCCAGCTGGTATTTTAATGGGACTGATGGGACGCGAGGCTCTTTCTCCGCTCCCGGGCGCATAGTAGTCGTCATCGAGACTACCAGCACTTCGATACGTTCCCGGCTGCGATCTGCCCAGATTGGCCCGAATCTCATCCTGTTCACCCTCGTACATCAGCGAACTGATGGTGGAGATCCTCTGGGGTGTCCTGTTGATGAACTGCTGGGACTGGGGTGCCACCTGGAGCTGATTTTGATGCGGCTGTGCTCCATCTTTCGAGAGTCCTGCCGCTGTTCCGCCGGTTGCATCGGCTCCGCTCTTGGAGCTGCGAAAAATCTTGCGACCACGTAACTTGGGCAGCGATTTGGGCAGCTTCAGTTGTGGCAATTTGGCTGCGggaaaaaatttacaattttagtaAGTCATTTAAGGTTAGTTAAagtaattatatatatatttttttttttgcaaaaaaaaaataaacctaaaGACAGAAGTTATTACAGTTTATTTAGATTGCAATGAGATACTccaactaaaattttttaaaggtacagtaaaatatttacattaacttagaaaaaaacaattttttttattttgggttttaAACACTCTAACAATAACGtgtctttaaaaattgataataaaaaagtgaaatttataaaaaatctatttagttaaataaaatttatatttataaaaaaaaaaaaaaaacatcgaaTTTAAAGTATTCCCAAAAAATCTGCCGAATTTACCTTTCAAACTGTCTACATCGATGCGCTGGCATAGATTACGAAAATCCATAGTAGAGCCAATGCGATCCGTATTCCTATTGGGATTTTGCTCCGAATCGGAGTTACATCGCTCCAGCTGCGATTCCGATTGCACTTGATGGATATGATGATGGTAGTGATGAaactgatgctgctgctgctggtggctcATCGTACCACAGccaagatatatatatatatatccaagttatatatatatccactTGATCAGTAATGCGTTTGGGGTCCGAAACCGAAAGCTGTAAACTTGGAACGTCCGCTGCAGTTCAGCATTTTAGCCAGTTTGAGGAGGCTCCGGCGGAGAATAATGCAGAAGAACACGAACTACGGCTGCGGCACTGGCACCTGTCAATGGAAAATCGCTAATTCAATTAGCGCACGGGGGCTTTTCCAACCCTTTGTTTTGGTACAAGTACGGGGTATTTCTCGGGCATCTTTCTATATAAGTTTGGCATGCGTTTTAAAGTAAAGTTGAAGTCCAATGTTTCATCATATTTCAAAATACTTTAACGTCGAAAAtaccatttttgaaaacttattAGCGGTTTCTTGCTTATTTAAACGCCTAAATATTTATCTTCTAGCCCCTTTTGGTCATTACAAACAAATTGGTTCTTACTAAGAGGTATTTCATACAATAGCACCATTTGCCATATGGTTCTTACTTGTTTTTCCATCTTCCTCAGCACTGTTTTTCTGCTTCCTCTGCCAACTGCTAACTGCCCTGGCACATTTTCTAACCAGGTCTATGACGATACCTCTTGTACACCCCCTATTTCCATATACActtatgtgtatatatattgattCATTGCATGTTCTGCGTCTGGTTTTGGATTTCTGTTGCATTTCGTTCAA encodes:
- the LOC128264804 gene encoding protein PIP82 — its product is MSHQQQQHQFHHYHHHIHQVQSESQLERCNSDSEQNPNRNTDRIGSTMDFRNLCQRIDVDSLKAKLPQLKLPKSLPKLRGRKIFRSSKSGADATGGTAAGLSKDGAQPHQNQLQVAPQSQQFINRTPQRISTISSLMYEGEQDEIRANLGRSQPGTYRSAGSLDDDYYAPGSGERASRPISPIKIPAGGADTAASGNSRPTLSQRLQRGYKNLSELRLKHIFARQTTVRRDNIEVDRYVEQYERELKSEKLARERRDREIAENYDIKIKTLAGTRQNTFEDDDELEHEQFEKSKIGHETDESGMEATPPLPSRRKPGIAATRFAKVRKPPLEMEGQQAGEEDQRPPRGRPSSYKQLLNKLPHLPSLPNLPQLSRGKEEASKSGENAEANNLGSKLGIRQNIKRLRKSIKRPDKIKPKVTPDSEEEEEPEGEAEGNKPKNPLGKSSAMNLRARLSRFASTEQLQQRWRKSFKGTKEHKEGESGAEPTAASGVLGGLLLGSQLEKTLAKLNEKVHQLKFFQRHASQNPETSPQPKPNTVGHEPVEIDDDEELAATYHRSDSFEAEHDEANDDSGEDISAEEAFGQMQPEKGASVSGNASAHAARQMAKLAEIQAASKSGAAAWSSESLEEMADEDYPRVLIHQEHSDAYESTLIIAVASKRSSLSPGIRNSPAATGIRGSPYPEITISASPSPAQTAAKRSPSPEFKTPAAGIKVPPSGANVWLPNEQIIAGFKEQATSWPAPTLYKPKSIDIFEAAAAGGSAAFADFDEALRNAPVLRISAGSSIDTSGEEADDSSSRVTRIRVQSPQIGNSRESLMAQEEEDEEEVDLPEEDEEEDGEEDEEASDRDASERPPSESPPPPPLPQRRPPPKPPATPPIYDTVPPPLPVTKPPETFAPAPPAVISRAVPQRSASMSRPPKPLVKTSSLRLTYNEQVRPGDVGKVNKLISRFEGGRPRLCPRRMHSEEYERSARADDDDDEVEPEMDQILELQITERRAMDSVTPTNRAVVIPQITLNNNNNNNNNDNNNSERQLDDELDEIAKSRKKKSTELALDRQNSNCSRSEYGSPLSFPSSRRSSTPTNLNFNSNSNPIPNLSSNPNQNPSQVLQQQRRSRRSMTRDDDNFYSFDSDEENSYYSISPSGSSRYVVEI